The following are encoded together in the Arcticibacterium luteifluviistationis genome:
- a CDS encoding SDR family oxidoreductase, giving the protein MNYKNAFDLNGKVAIITGASKGIGESMARFFAAHGAKVVISSRKQEVLDEVAESIRKESNAEVLPIAAHAGDMAQLQNLLDQTIEKFGGVDILVNNAATNPVFGPSLDCDGDAFDKIMAVNVKAPFEFSKMVYTSMKSRGGGSIINVSSVAALTPDPGLGMYSVSKASLNMLTKVLAKEWGTDGIRVNTICPGLIKTKFSQALWQNEDIMKRFTKHMPISRIGTVDEIGALALYLASDASSFTTGAVFTADGGMTI; this is encoded by the coding sequence ATGAATTACAAAAACGCATTTGACCTTAACGGAAAAGTAGCCATCATCACTGGAGCTAGTAAAGGTATTGGAGAGTCTATGGCTCGTTTTTTTGCGGCTCACGGAGCCAAAGTGGTTATCAGTAGCCGTAAGCAAGAAGTACTGGACGAAGTGGCTGAAAGCATCAGAAAAGAAAGCAATGCCGAAGTACTGCCTATAGCTGCTCATGCCGGAGATATGGCTCAGCTTCAAAATCTCTTAGACCAAACTATTGAAAAATTTGGTGGCGTAGACATCTTAGTTAATAATGCTGCTACCAACCCTGTTTTTGGACCATCACTAGATTGCGACGGTGACGCCTTTGACAAAATAATGGCAGTAAATGTTAAAGCTCCTTTTGAATTTTCTAAGATGGTTTACACCTCTATGAAAAGCCGTGGTGGCGGAAGCATAATTAATGTAAGCAGTGTAGCTGCTCTTACGCCAGACCCAGGATTAGGCATGTACTCCGTAAGTAAAGCCTCCCTTAACATGCTTACTAAAGTACTGGCAAAAGAATGGGGAACGGACGGCATTAGAGTAAATACCATTTGCCCAGGTTTAATAAAAACTAAGTTTTCTCAAGCCTTATGGCAAAACGAAGACATCATGAAAAGGTTTACTAAACACATGCCTATTTCGAGAATTGGTACGGTAGATGAAATAGGTGCACTGGCCCTTTATTTGGCCTCTGATGCTTCATCTTTCACTACAGGTGCAGTATTCACCGCAGATGGCGGAATGACCATTTAA
- a CDS encoding SDR family NAD(P)-dependent oxidoreductase, with product MKRFENKNVLITGGNAGIGLETAHKFIAEGAKIVVFDIQAQKSAELEKINGDVHYIQCDVAKSENVKAAFKRAIDTVQKIDILINNAGILGPRVKTEDYPEEDFDRVIDINVKGVFYCMKEAISIFKNIGGGVIVNTASVAGKIGMSRHLAYSASKHAVIGMTKSAAVEYAKQNIRINAVCPGFTETSMLETINEEPEYKQMLRFATPMKRFGKPQEIATAILFLASDESSFMTGQGVVLDGGLSVQ from the coding sequence ATGAAAAGATTTGAAAACAAAAACGTCTTAATTACTGGTGGAAACGCGGGCATTGGCTTAGAAACAGCTCATAAATTCATAGCCGAGGGTGCCAAAATTGTAGTATTTGACATTCAAGCTCAAAAATCAGCTGAGCTTGAAAAAATCAATGGTGATGTGCATTACATTCAATGTGATGTAGCCAAATCTGAGAATGTAAAAGCGGCCTTTAAAAGAGCCATTGATACTGTTCAAAAGATTGACATCCTTATTAACAATGCTGGAATTTTAGGCCCAAGAGTTAAAACAGAAGATTACCCAGAAGAAGACTTTGACCGTGTGATAGACATCAATGTTAAAGGTGTTTTCTATTGCATGAAAGAGGCCATTTCTATCTTCAAAAACATAGGTGGTGGGGTTATTGTCAATACCGCATCTGTGGCAGGCAAAATAGGCATGTCTCGTCACTTAGCCTACTCGGCTAGCAAACATGCGGTTATAGGTATGACCAAGTCAGCTGCTGTAGAATACGCCAAACAAAACATTAGAATAAACGCCGTTTGTCCTGGTTTCACAGAAACTTCGATGCTAGAGACCATCAATGAAGAACCAGAGTATAAACAAATGCTTCGTTTTGCCACGCCAATGAAACGCTTTGGAAAACCTCAGGAAATAGCTACGGCTATTCTTTTCTTAGCGTCAGACGAATCTAGCTTCATGACAGGTCAAGGAGTCGTTTTAGATGGCGGCCTGAGTGTGCAGTAA
- a CDS encoding CotH kinase family protein: protein MRTLLFLLLLAFPSLAQVSSNLPLVYIDTEGKQIVDEPKVMAKMKLIYNGEGQRNTPSGTAVYDGNIGIEYRGSSSQSFPKKPFGFETWDETGEDIKFDFFGWPEESDWILYPSYNEKSLIHNVLTLRMAEQMGLYGSRTKYVELYLNGSYEGIYVFMEKVKRDKGRVDISKLEPDEESGEDLTGGYIIKVDKNTGSNNGSWKSNYSNQAGAFKPSEFFYEYPKDITTIQRDYIQSYIEDFEDVLQTENFADAATGYQQYIDMESFVLMTIVNEVAKNVDGYRISTFLYKDKNEKLKLGPPWDYDISYGNANYCNGSSYQGFSYNFNFVCPDDTWQVLFWWQKFLSDVNFVKAYRSTYDDLRSNGILEESKLLALIDELANEIKEAQVRNFQRWPILGQYVWPQPQPVPATWEGEVEELKKWIPLRLQWLDQNIPSEMEVLSAEKGLGFNVKAYPNPYISSVSIEIVSEEKAIANVRLIDLLGREIKNQDFDLEKGQNQLNLNFPENHSSQTLQLLKVKVGGVEITHRMVQK from the coding sequence ATGAGAACATTACTGTTTCTACTACTTCTTGCATTTCCATCCTTAGCTCAAGTTTCCTCTAATTTACCATTGGTCTATATAGATACCGAAGGGAAACAAATAGTAGATGAGCCAAAGGTAATGGCAAAAATGAAGTTGATATATAATGGAGAAGGTCAACGAAATACACCTAGTGGTACTGCGGTATATGACGGTAATATAGGTATAGAATACAGAGGTTCTTCTTCACAATCTTTTCCTAAAAAGCCTTTCGGTTTTGAAACATGGGACGAAACTGGCGAAGATATTAAATTTGATTTTTTTGGCTGGCCAGAAGAAAGCGATTGGATACTTTATCCATCTTATAATGAGAAAAGTTTGATTCATAATGTGCTAACACTTCGTATGGCGGAGCAAATGGGTCTTTACGGAAGTAGAACTAAATATGTAGAACTTTACCTCAATGGAAGCTATGAAGGAATTTATGTTTTCATGGAGAAGGTGAAACGAGATAAGGGTAGGGTAGATATTTCAAAACTAGAGCCAGACGAAGAATCAGGAGAAGATTTGACTGGAGGTTATATCATAAAGGTAGATAAGAATACGGGTTCTAATAATGGAAGCTGGAAGTCAAATTATAGTAATCAAGCAGGAGCTTTTAAGCCATCGGAGTTTTTTTACGAATACCCAAAAGACATCACCACTATTCAGCGAGATTACATTCAGTCTTACATAGAAGATTTTGAAGATGTATTGCAGACGGAGAACTTTGCCGATGCAGCTACGGGGTACCAACAGTATATTGATATGGAATCTTTCGTGCTGATGACCATTGTTAATGAGGTAGCGAAAAATGTGGATGGGTACAGAATAAGTACATTTTTATATAAGGATAAGAACGAGAAGCTCAAATTAGGCCCACCATGGGATTATGATATTAGCTACGGAAACGCTAACTACTGCAACGGTTCTTCCTATCAAGGGTTTTCTTATAATTTTAATTTTGTATGTCCAGATGATACTTGGCAAGTGCTTTTTTGGTGGCAAAAGTTTTTGAGTGACGTCAATTTTGTTAAAGCGTATAGGAGCACTTATGATGACCTTCGGTCAAACGGGATTTTAGAAGAAAGTAAATTGCTAGCTTTGATAGACGAACTAGCCAATGAAATAAAGGAGGCTCAAGTAAGAAATTTTCAGCGTTGGCCTATCTTGGGTCAATATGTTTGGCCACAGCCGCAGCCGGTACCTGCTACTTGGGAAGGTGAGGTGGAGGAACTGAAAAAATGGATTCCATTAAGATTACAATGGTTAGACCAAAACATACCCTCCGAAATGGAGGTGCTTTCAGCCGAAAAAGGCTTAGGTTTTAACGTAAAAGCCTACCCAAATCCTTACATATCATCAGTCAGTATTGAGATAGTTTCAGAGGAGAAGGCTATAGCTAATGTACGGTTGATAGACCTTTTAGGAAGAGAAATTAAGAATCAAGATTTTGATTTAGAAAAAGGTCAAAATCAATTGAATCTTAATTTCCCTGAAAATCATTCTTCTCAAACGCTTCAACTCTTAAAGGTCAAAGTGGGTGGAGTAGAAATAACTCATAGAATGGTTCAAAAATAG
- a CDS encoding DUF4359 domain-containing protein, translated as MKNNLFFLLLIALIGVFTNPSLEKHQAAVAEKVNELGNINGEVDGDTIKKLGALLGEAIGLNSMEKYLNNNVKVEDLKVISLTKLKMNGTYKTVGVGAFGKVFLFDDVKSYIDEKVEALKE; from the coding sequence ATGAAAAATAATTTGTTCTTTCTCCTATTAATAGCTCTCATTGGCGTTTTTACTAATCCTTCGCTTGAGAAACATCAAGCGGCTGTAGCTGAAAAAGTAAATGAACTAGGAAACATTAATGGAGAGGTAGATGGAGACACCATTAAGAAATTAGGTGCATTACTTGGAGAGGCTATTGGTTTAAATAGCATGGAAAAGTATCTTAATAATAATGTTAAGGTAGAAGACTTAAAGGTAATTTCACTTACTAAACTGAAAATGAATGGTACTTATAAGACCGTAGGTGTGGGAGCTTTTGGTAAGGTTTTCCTTTTTGACGACGTAAAATCTTATATAGATGAGAAAGTAGAGGCCTTAAAAGAATAA
- a CDS encoding class I SAM-dependent methyltransferase, with translation MKNIISFLIRFVPRKYLQLFSHIPLKLYAGFMKGDAVECTVCNGKFKKFLPYGRLEPRENALCPSCLSLERHRLMYLYLRKKTNFFEQKLSVLHVAPEYCFIDRFEELPNLEYITADIESPLAKVKMDIEKIQYPDNSFDVIFCNHVLEHVEHFDVATAELYRVLKPGGWAIMQSPQDMQMEHTLEDPTITDPRERERVFKQSDHLRLFGKDYGKELAKAGFKVTEDNFVNELPPEQAKRFALPMEEIIYFSQK, from the coding sequence ATGAAAAATATTATTAGTTTCCTTATTCGTTTCGTTCCACGAAAATACTTACAATTATTTAGCCATATTCCATTAAAGCTATATGCTGGGTTTATGAAAGGAGATGCAGTGGAATGCACGGTCTGTAATGGTAAATTTAAGAAATTTTTACCTTATGGTAGATTAGAGCCTAGAGAAAATGCCTTGTGCCCCTCTTGTCTCTCTTTAGAAAGACATAGACTCATGTATTTATATTTGAGGAAGAAAACTAACTTTTTTGAACAAAAGCTTAGTGTTCTTCATGTAGCTCCGGAGTATTGCTTTATTGACCGTTTTGAGGAACTGCCAAATTTAGAATACATCACAGCCGATATAGAGTCACCATTGGCGAAAGTCAAAATGGATATTGAAAAAATTCAATACCCAGACAACTCCTTTGATGTTATTTTTTGCAATCACGTTTTAGAGCATGTAGAGCATTTTGATGTAGCTACTGCTGAACTATACAGGGTTTTGAAACCAGGAGGCTGGGCCATTATGCAGTCGCCACAAGACATGCAGATGGAGCATACTTTAGAAGACCCTACCATCACAGACCCTAGGGAAAGGGAACGTGTCTTTAAACAGTCTGACCATCTCCGTTTATTTGGAAAAGATTACGGTAAGGAACTTGCGAAGGCTGGCTTCAAAGTAACCGAGGATAATTTCGTCAACGAACTACCTCCTGAGCAAGCAAAACGTTTTGCACTGCCTATGGAGGAAATAATATACTTCAGTCAAAAATGA
- the recA gene encoding recombinase RecA — MSENKERLKILQTTIDKLDKAFGKGTVMRLSDTKVSDVPTIPTGSLGLDLALGINGFPRGRVVEIYGPESSGKTTLALHAIAEAQKAGGIAAFIDAEHAFDRLYAEKLGIDTANLLISQPDYGEQALEIAEHLISSGAIDICVIDSVAALVPKAELEGDMGDSKMGLQARLMSQALRKLTGTINKTGCTCIFINQLRDKIGVMFGSPETTTGGNALKFYSSVRLDIRRIGQIKNSDAEIVGNRTRVKVVKNKMAPPFKVVEFDIMYGEGVSKAGEILDLGVDLDIIKKSGSWFSYKEDRLGQGRDSVKNLIKDTPELLEELEKKIKDAISGKDEIVLGKEAKE, encoded by the coding sequence ATGTCCGAAAATAAGGAACGCTTAAAGATTCTTCAAACCACCATCGATAAATTAGACAAAGCTTTTGGAAAAGGTACTGTCATGAGACTTAGTGACACTAAAGTTTCTGATGTACCCACTATTCCTACTGGTTCTTTAGGTCTTGATTTAGCATTGGGCATAAATGGTTTTCCAAGAGGAAGAGTTGTAGAAATTTACGGACCAGAATCTTCTGGTAAAACAACATTGGCTTTACATGCCATAGCTGAAGCTCAGAAAGCTGGTGGAATTGCGGCTTTTATAGATGCTGAACATGCTTTTGACCGTCTTTATGCTGAGAAATTAGGAATAGACACGGCTAACTTATTAATCTCTCAACCAGATTATGGAGAGCAAGCATTAGAAATTGCAGAGCACTTGATTTCTTCAGGAGCTATTGATATATGTGTTATTGATTCTGTAGCGGCATTGGTACCTAAGGCTGAATTAGAAGGCGACATGGGTGACAGTAAAATGGGACTTCAAGCGAGATTAATGTCACAGGCCCTTCGTAAGCTTACCGGAACTATCAATAAAACAGGCTGTACGTGTATCTTCATTAACCAATTGAGAGACAAGATTGGTGTAATGTTTGGCTCACCAGAAACCACCACAGGTGGTAATGCCCTTAAGTTTTATTCTTCTGTAAGGTTAGATATTAGAAGAATTGGTCAAATCAAAAACTCTGATGCCGAAATAGTAGGTAACCGTACTAGAGTTAAAGTGGTGAAAAACAAAATGGCTCCTCCGTTTAAAGTGGTTGAGTTTGACATCATGTATGGCGAAGGTGTATCTAAGGCAGGTGAAATCTTAGATTTAGGTGTAGACTTAGACATTATAAAGAAATCTGGTTCTTGGTTCTCTTATAAAGAAGATAGGTTAGGGCAAGGAAGAGATTCTGTCAAAAACCTTATCAAGGATACTCCTGAACTTTTAGAAGAATTAGAGAAAAAAATAAAGGATGCCATCTCTGGAAAAGACGAAATTGTCTTAGGCAAAGAGGCTAAAGAATAA
- the pheT gene encoding phenylalanine--tRNA ligase subunit beta, translating into MLISYNTLKKLIDFPQNPEELSALLTSTGLEVEGLEEKLPVPGGLKGLVLGKVETCEQHPNADKLKCTTVNVGAENLLNIVCGAPNVAAGQMVIVATVGTTLYPGDGDSFVIKKSKIRGEVSEGMLCAEDEIGLGKGHDGILVLDTDLPIGTPAATYFNMESDFAIEIGLTPNRADAASHFGTARDIKAVTGAAVNLPDVSSFTLGQASASIDLVVEDTQGCPRFCGLEIKNVEVKESPDWLKAFLTTIGVNSINNLVDISNYICHFLGQPMHIYDADKIAGNKIIVKTPEKGTIVKTLDGVERKLTGEDLAISDTEGAIGLAGVFGGENSGVSATSKNVFLEVAYFHPDRVRKTATTHSLKTDASFRYERGTDPEMPGYAIKLAALMVLELSGGDVANKSFDLYPVKVPNHEVTVKFKNIDRLLGKILPQGLIKEILQKLDIEIVEENNLGMELSVPAYRVDVTREADVVEEILRIYGFDNIALSEHLSSDYLSDFREVVPETQILKVSELLAANGFFEIQTLSIVKPSQNAVLNEEEGSQVTLLNPLTEDLSEMRNSLLFSGLQTLSYNVNRRSKDLKVFEFGRVYGKKESDGNVSYYDQSKLGLWITGNRKSESWQQKSEKVTFFDLKNEVSKIFGTMRLTGFGSKESDSNLFDYGIDLTLNNKVVASIGQVKASHLKFADLKQEVFYAEIDWAYVLKKYSYEVTFSEISKFPDVRRDLSLVIDKAVNFAQIKELALKSDKKLLKEVNVFDIYEGEKLGEGKKSYSVSFILRDTEKTLQDKVIDKTMNKLIYTFENQLGAEIRR; encoded by the coding sequence ATGCTCATATCATATAATACGCTAAAAAAACTCATTGATTTTCCTCAAAATCCCGAAGAACTTTCGGCCTTATTAACTTCTACAGGTTTAGAAGTGGAGGGTTTGGAAGAAAAATTACCTGTACCGGGTGGTTTGAAAGGCTTAGTTTTAGGAAAGGTTGAAACTTGTGAGCAGCATCCCAATGCGGATAAATTAAAATGCACTACAGTTAATGTAGGTGCTGAAAACCTATTAAACATTGTTTGCGGAGCACCAAATGTGGCAGCCGGTCAAATGGTAATAGTAGCTACCGTAGGTACCACGCTTTATCCAGGTGATGGTGATAGTTTTGTAATTAAGAAATCAAAAATAAGAGGAGAGGTATCCGAAGGCATGTTATGTGCCGAAGATGAAATAGGCTTAGGTAAAGGTCATGATGGTATTTTAGTATTAGATACTGATTTACCTATTGGAACACCCGCTGCTACATATTTCAATATGGAGTCTGACTTCGCCATTGAAATTGGTTTGACACCAAACAGAGCAGATGCTGCGTCACATTTTGGTACTGCTAGAGATATTAAAGCAGTAACTGGTGCAGCTGTTAACTTGCCAGATGTGTCTTCATTTACTTTAGGTCAAGCTTCGGCTTCTATTGATTTAGTAGTTGAAGACACGCAAGGTTGCCCAAGATTTTGCGGTTTAGAAATTAAGAATGTTGAAGTAAAAGAATCGCCGGATTGGCTCAAGGCGTTTTTGACTACTATTGGCGTCAATAGCATCAATAACTTGGTAGATATTTCAAATTATATCTGCCATTTCTTAGGTCAACCAATGCATATTTATGATGCAGACAAAATTGCTGGTAATAAGATTATAGTAAAGACACCTGAAAAAGGAACAATCGTTAAAACCTTAGATGGCGTAGAACGAAAACTTACAGGAGAAGATTTAGCTATTTCTGATACCGAAGGAGCTATAGGTCTTGCAGGTGTTTTTGGAGGTGAAAACTCAGGTGTATCAGCCACCTCTAAAAATGTATTTTTAGAGGTAGCTTATTTTCATCCAGACAGGGTAAGAAAAACGGCTACCACGCATAGTTTAAAAACGGATGCAAGTTTTAGATACGAAAGAGGAACTGACCCCGAAATGCCGGGTTATGCTATTAAATTAGCAGCCTTGATGGTTTTAGAACTTTCAGGTGGTGATGTAGCTAATAAGTCTTTTGACCTTTATCCTGTAAAGGTTCCTAATCATGAAGTAACGGTCAAGTTTAAGAATATTGACCGCCTTTTAGGTAAAATATTGCCGCAGGGCTTAATCAAAGAGATTCTTCAAAAACTAGATATAGAAATAGTAGAAGAAAATAATCTTGGTATGGAGCTTTCTGTTCCTGCATATCGTGTAGATGTGACCAGAGAGGCAGACGTTGTAGAAGAGATATTAAGAATCTATGGTTTTGACAATATCGCTTTATCAGAGCACCTTTCTTCCGATTATCTTTCTGATTTTAGAGAGGTAGTTCCTGAAACGCAAATATTGAAAGTGTCTGAACTTTTAGCGGCTAATGGCTTTTTTGAGATTCAAACATTGTCAATAGTTAAACCTTCTCAAAATGCAGTTTTAAATGAAGAAGAAGGTTCTCAAGTGACTTTACTAAATCCATTGACGGAAGACCTTTCTGAGATGCGGAACAGTTTGCTTTTCTCAGGTTTACAAACACTTTCTTATAATGTAAATAGAAGAAGCAAAGACCTTAAGGTTTTTGAATTTGGAAGAGTATATGGGAAAAAGGAGTCTGATGGAAATGTTAGTTATTACGACCAGTCTAAACTGGGACTTTGGATAACAGGAAATAGGAAGTCTGAATCTTGGCAACAGAAATCTGAGAAAGTAACATTCTTTGACCTGAAGAATGAGGTATCAAAGATTTTCGGAACTATGCGATTAACTGGTTTTGGTAGTAAAGAATCAGACTCTAATTTGTTTGATTATGGAATTGACCTTACGCTTAATAATAAGGTAGTGGCTAGCATTGGACAGGTAAAGGCATCGCATTTGAAGTTTGCGGATTTAAAGCAGGAAGTTTTTTATGCAGAAATTGATTGGGCTTATGTTTTGAAGAAGTACTCATATGAAGTGACATTTAGCGAAATATCTAAATTTCCAGACGTGAGAAGAGATTTGTCTTTAGTGATTGATAAGGCTGTCAATTTTGCTCAAATAAAGGAGTTGGCCTTGAAGTCAGATAAGAAACTGCTTAAAGAGGTGAACGTGTTTGATATTTATGAGGGAGAAAAACTAGGTGAAGGGAAGAAATCTTATTCAGTGAGCTTTATTCTTCGTGATACTGAGAAAACACTTCAAGACAAGGTTATTGATAAAACGATGAACAAATTAATCTATACCTTCGAAAATCAGCTCGGTGCTGAAATAAGAAGGTAA
- a CDS encoding aminopeptidase produces MKKTLKTIALLLLAFCLSFYLFYFQEVNYGLRQAKGQLKVIMNTVPIEEVMADSNFPDSLKAKIELIQEIKKFTVDSLGLKPSTSYLDYYEQHGQPILWVITACPPYKLENKKWKFPIAGEFGYKGHFEKEITQKEVNQLKQEGLDVRVSEVSAWSTLGYLSDPILSSMLERDEGSLAALIIHELTHGTLFVKNDLEFNENLADFVGDHGALLFLQSKYGKGAKEIEKYKASKKFYERFSGHIAYGTEKLDSLFQTFPPEMASIKKDSLKYDLIDEIMLSADSLSQNSKYKYKGRGSINNAFFTAYRTYQGKQSDFENELESKFNNNFKEYLSYLKSKFQSLGR; encoded by the coding sequence ATGAAAAAAACTCTAAAAACCATCGCCCTCCTACTTCTGGCTTTCTGCCTATCATTTTATCTTTTTTACTTCCAAGAAGTAAACTATGGTTTAAGGCAAGCCAAAGGACAGTTGAAAGTAATAATGAATACTGTCCCTATAGAAGAAGTAATGGCAGACAGCAATTTTCCTGACAGCTTGAAAGCTAAGATTGAACTCATTCAAGAAATCAAAAAGTTTACCGTAGATTCTTTAGGCTTAAAGCCAAGCACTAGTTACCTAGATTATTATGAACAACATGGCCAGCCAATTCTTTGGGTAATTACGGCCTGTCCACCTTATAAGCTAGAAAACAAGAAGTGGAAGTTCCCCATAGCTGGCGAGTTTGGGTATAAAGGGCACTTTGAGAAAGAAATTACCCAAAAAGAAGTTAATCAATTAAAACAAGAAGGGCTTGATGTTCGTGTTTCTGAAGTTTCGGCTTGGAGTACGTTGGGTTATCTCTCAGACCCCATTCTCAGTAGTATGTTAGAAAGAGACGAAGGTTCTCTGGCTGCCTTAATTATTCATGAACTTACACATGGAACACTTTTTGTAAAAAATGATTTAGAGTTTAATGAAAACCTAGCAGATTTCGTTGGCGACCATGGGGCACTATTATTCTTACAAAGCAAATATGGTAAAGGAGCAAAGGAGATAGAAAAGTATAAGGCTTCCAAGAAGTTTTATGAACGATTTTCAGGACACATAGCATATGGAACAGAAAAACTTGATAGTCTATTTCAAACCTTTCCACCCGAAATGGCGTCTATTAAGAAAGATAGTTTAAAATATGATTTGATTGACGAGATTATGCTATCGGCTGACTCGCTCTCTCAAAATTCAAAATATAAGTATAAAGGTCGAGGCTCTATAAACAACGCCTTCTTTACCGCTTATAGAACTTATCAAGGAAAACAAAGTGACTTTGAAAATGAGTTAGAATCAAAGTTTAATAATAATTTTAAGGAATATCTGTCGTATTTAAAAAGTAAATTTCAGAGCTTAGGAAGATGA
- the rny gene encoding ribonuclease Y, translated as MSEYLLLIVGIVGGLVAGYFIGQSLLKKTSKNQEEEAARKAESILRDAESRAESLRRDTESKADSIKRDRKLEAKEHFLKLKAEFEETTNNKKNIIIQNEQKVRTLQQQAASLMEKNKREESELQSQKDRVTNQLEAATKREEEAEKQLSLHVQQLEKIAGLSADQAKEQLMDALKAEAESNASAFVKQSIEEAKLSATKEAKKIVIQTIQRTAAEQAIENCVSVFNIESDEIKGKIIGREGRNIRALEAATGAEIIVDDTPEAIVISSFDPVRREVTRLALHRLVTDGRIHPARIEEVVNKTRKEIDNEIIEIGEKTVLDLGIHGLHPELIKMVGRMRFRSSYGQNLLQHSREVAKLCATMAAEMGMKVKLAKRAGLLHDIGKVYQEESDLPHAILGMELAKKYKENPEVCNAIGAHHDEIEMTSLISPVIQVCDAISGSRPGARREMMDSYVQRLRDLEELALDFKGVEKCYAIQAGRELRVIVDAENVNDETASMMSFNISQKIEKEMQYPGQIKVTVIREMRAVAYAK; from the coding sequence ATGTCAGAATATTTATTGTTAATTGTAGGCATCGTAGGAGGCCTAGTGGCTGGATACTTTATAGGGCAGTCGCTACTGAAAAAAACTAGTAAGAATCAAGAAGAAGAAGCCGCAAGAAAGGCTGAAAGTATCCTTAGAGATGCGGAATCCAGAGCGGAAAGCTTAAGAAGAGATACAGAGTCTAAAGCTGATAGCATTAAGCGAGATAGGAAATTAGAAGCCAAAGAGCATTTCTTGAAATTGAAGGCGGAGTTTGAAGAAACCACCAACAATAAGAAAAATATCATTATTCAGAATGAGCAAAAGGTACGCACGCTTCAACAGCAGGCGGCTTCCTTAATGGAGAAAAACAAAAGAGAAGAGTCTGAACTTCAAAGCCAAAAGGATAGAGTTACCAATCAATTAGAAGCAGCCACTAAGAGGGAAGAAGAAGCTGAAAAGCAATTGAGCCTTCATGTACAGCAATTGGAGAAAATAGCAGGTTTATCTGCAGACCAAGCCAAAGAACAATTGATGGATGCTTTGAAGGCGGAAGCAGAGTCTAATGCATCGGCTTTTGTGAAGCAGTCTATAGAAGAAGCGAAACTTTCAGCTACTAAAGAAGCGAAGAAAATTGTAATCCAAACTATTCAAAGAACTGCAGCAGAGCAGGCGATTGAAAACTGTGTGTCAGTTTTTAATATTGAAAGTGATGAAATTAAAGGAAAGATTATAGGTAGAGAAGGCCGTAACATTAGAGCTTTAGAAGCCGCTACTGGTGCCGAGATTATTGTGGATGACACGCCAGAGGCTATTGTTATTTCTAGTTTTGACCCAGTAAGAAGAGAAGTTACACGACTTGCTTTACATAGGTTGGTTACTGACGGTAGAATTCATCCTGCAAGAATTGAAGAGGTTGTAAATAAGACTAGAAAAGAAATTGACAACGAAATTATCGAGATAGGAGAGAAAACGGTGCTAGACCTTGGTATTCACGGCTTACATCCAGAACTTATCAAGATGGTAGGTCGAATGAGATTCCGTTCGTCTTATGGTCAAAACTTATTACAACATTCCAGAGAAGTGGCTAAGCTTTGTGCTACCATGGCGGCTGAAATGGGTATGAAAGTTAAACTGGCTAAAAGAGCAGGTCTTTTGCATGATATTGGAAAAGTGTACCAAGAAGAGTCTGATTTGCCTCACGCTATCTTAGGTATGGAACTAGCCAAAAAATATAAAGAGAACCCAGAAGTTTGTAATGCCATAGGTGCTCACCATGATGAGATAGAGATGACTTCATTAATATCTCCAGTAATTCAGGTTTGTGATGCCATTAGTGGTTCAAGACCGGGAGCCAGACGTGAGATGATGGATTCTTATGTGCAGCGTCTAAGAGATTTAGAAGAGCTTGCTCTTGACTTTAAAGGAGTAGAGAAATGTTACGCTATTCAGGCTGGTAGAGAGCTTAGAGTTATAGTGGATGCAGAAAATGTAAATGACGAAACAGCGAGCATGATGTCGTTTAATATCTCTCAGAAAATTGAAAAGGAAATGCAGTACCCAGGTCAAATCAAAGTAACGGTAATTCGTGAAATGAGGGCGGTGGCTTATGCGAAATAG
- a CDS encoding cell division protein ZapA, whose translation MESKRINANIKINGEPIPFLLSPEEEPFFREAAIKINDRLAVLHNKYGAVANFEDLLSTVAVEAMVDALQAHQNYERLRAEVNGRLEQIDSRLDG comes from the coding sequence ATGGAGTCTAAAAGAATAAATGCGAATATCAAAATTAACGGAGAACCTATTCCGTTTTTACTTTCGCCCGAAGAAGAACCTTTTTTTAGAGAAGCTGCTATTAAAATAAATGACCGCCTTGCTGTACTTCATAATAAGTATGGTGCAGTGGCAAATTTTGAGGACTTGCTTTCAACCGTTGCGGTGGAAGCCATGGTGGATGCCTTACAAGCCCATCAAAACTATGAAAGACTCAGAGCAGAAGTTAATGGTAGATTAGAGCAAATTGATAGCCGTTTAGACGGTTAA